A region from the Cryptosporangium arvum DSM 44712 genome encodes:
- a CDS encoding helix-turn-helix domain-containing protein, producing MRPRLVRFRARRWARGPGAPRVVLTVEAVRAAGAEAGVNDVARQLGLDQSGASRMVSAATDAGYLQRLADEVGA from the coding sequence ATGCGGCCGCGGCTCGTGCGGTTCCGGGCGCGGCGGTGGGCGCGGGGGCCGGGCGCGCCCCGGGTCGTGCTCACGGTGGAGGCCGTGCGGGCGGCGGGCGCGGAGGCCGGGGTGAACGACGTCGCCAGGCAGCTCGGGCTGGACCAGTCCGGGGCCAGCCGGATGGTGTCCGCCGCGACCGACGCCGGCTACCTGCAGCGCCTGGCCGACGAGGTCGGAGCCTAG
- a CDS encoding maleylpyruvate isomerase family mycothiol-dependent enzyme, with product MDHGEYCKALFREIDRLAALLSDADLSTPVPSTPAWDLAKLATHVGATERWVTAMITSGSVEKLPFSDFEQNVPAESTAVSDWVAAGVDALISALVAAPAHQQVWTLGGQTRPTLFWARRMLHEATVHRVDAALALKVPATVDPVVAVDGIDEILTILPYAPRLAGFGAVRGQGQSIELVATDVDTRWRIEVGATAYEWSHSSTGEATVTATAPVAGLYLFLWGRPSVPQITGDAGLLARWSAATAF from the coding sequence ATGGACCACGGGGAATACTGCAAAGCGCTGTTCCGCGAGATCGATCGGTTAGCCGCACTGCTGTCCGACGCCGATCTGAGCACGCCGGTCCCGAGCACCCCCGCCTGGGACCTCGCGAAGCTCGCCACCCACGTCGGTGCCACCGAGCGGTGGGTCACCGCGATGATCACCTCCGGGTCGGTCGAGAAGCTGCCGTTCTCCGACTTCGAGCAGAACGTGCCCGCCGAGTCCACCGCCGTGTCGGACTGGGTCGCCGCCGGGGTCGACGCGCTGATCAGCGCGTTGGTGGCGGCACCGGCCCACCAGCAGGTGTGGACGCTCGGCGGGCAGACCAGGCCCACGCTGTTCTGGGCCCGGCGCATGCTCCACGAAGCCACGGTCCACCGCGTGGACGCCGCGCTCGCGCTCAAGGTCCCCGCGACCGTCGACCCCGTGGTGGCCGTCGACGGCATCGACGAGATCCTCACGATCCTTCCGTACGCGCCCCGGCTCGCCGGGTTCGGCGCCGTGCGTGGGCAAGGTCAGTCGATCGAGCTGGTCGCCACCGACGTCGACACCCGCTGGCGGATCGAGGTCGGGGCCACCGCGTACGAGTGGTCCCACTCGTCGACCGGGGAGGCGACCGTCACGGCCACCGCGCCGGTGGCGGGCCTCTACCTGTTCCTCTGGGGCCGCCCGTCGGTACCCCAGATCACCGGCGACGCCGGCCTCCTGGCCCGCTGGAGCGCGGCTACGGCGTTCTAG